The following proteins are encoded in a genomic region of Haloarcula marina:
- a CDS encoding TrmB family transcriptional regulator: protein MTAEDDAKLALLRETLQDNVDLTTYETEVYLALVRGGTQTMTDIAETSDVPKQRVYDIVDRLRERGFVEVIDDYPQKAYAVDPGEAFSSIRDQLSRAEGYLEELHETVETVESGVALFKSESTIKRYVSDLLQTAEQDILLLVPVGRLPSVVDDLEQCVDQQIRLIVSNVSPEEKERGTPDVSIPDTVDEVRLVSTREDFALTADRQRGLYWVQEGHDYVDDERHGYYITNPSLAMVLDRFVSESIWPLAKPLERSTGRPTLPKQYMRIRDCLADVSVLTESQPVDAFEITFHGYDTETGEEVTKQGTLTSYYYTEYDIRASLTLNVDTATDEVSSPMITVGGVGTRNVDYTADTIELRQNGTSHTAAIDDETRRHLEACKAELPTEFGNGSVALCFDAFIDRMREFIQRQPGGEYEQIRQFDSFREALVRYEASESPPRVEWRQTRTEPGGLVAHVGSVFDELGYDVTLIGRMGDPIRSEFARRFRNQTLVSLGQTTSTDYVWFEDRKFLLTEPNPEPLDWDRIVDRIGASAFAEYIDGKSVLSMGSWYSTPELADVIEHLGEEVWPMLSSPPRHVHFVPGEVDQLSAAELERGCAALATLDDTVPVTVTANRNQTRRFRDTLLDNGDETAPTVERVRDRLDVTRYVMHSQRGATLASHEGVLSAKAPQVVNPHQLRNVDEHFLSGMTLALAEDLSDGAALVLANTVASYFMRHNKAPESREIRAFISEYDAFFAES, encoded by the coding sequence ATGACCGCCGAGGACGACGCGAAGCTCGCCCTCCTTCGCGAGACGTTGCAAGACAACGTCGACCTGACGACTTACGAGACGGAGGTGTACCTCGCGCTGGTTCGGGGTGGAACACAGACGATGACCGACATCGCCGAGACGAGCGACGTCCCGAAACAGCGCGTCTACGACATCGTCGACAGACTCCGCGAACGCGGGTTCGTGGAAGTCATCGACGACTACCCGCAGAAGGCCTACGCCGTCGACCCCGGTGAGGCGTTCTCCTCGATACGCGACCAACTCTCGCGCGCGGAGGGATACCTCGAAGAGCTTCACGAGACGGTCGAAACCGTCGAGAGCGGCGTCGCCCTGTTCAAGAGCGAAAGCACCATCAAGCGGTACGTCAGCGACCTGTTGCAGACCGCCGAACAGGACATCCTCCTGTTGGTCCCAGTCGGCCGACTGCCGTCGGTCGTCGACGACTTAGAACAGTGCGTCGACCAGCAGATACGCCTCATCGTCTCGAACGTCTCGCCGGAGGAAAAGGAGCGCGGGACGCCGGACGTGTCGATTCCCGACACCGTCGACGAAGTGCGACTCGTCTCGACGCGCGAGGACTTCGCGCTCACCGCCGACCGACAGCGGGGCCTCTACTGGGTGCAGGAGGGCCACGACTACGTCGACGACGAACGCCACGGCTACTACATCACGAATCCGAGTCTCGCGATGGTCCTCGACCGGTTCGTCTCCGAGTCCATCTGGCCGCTGGCGAAACCGCTGGAACGGTCGACCGGACGGCCGACGCTCCCGAAACAGTACATGCGCATCCGCGACTGTCTGGCCGACGTGTCGGTCCTCACCGAGAGCCAACCGGTCGACGCCTTCGAAATCACCTTCCACGGGTACGACACCGAGACGGGCGAGGAAGTGACCAAACAGGGGACGCTGACCAGTTACTACTACACGGAGTACGACATCCGCGCCTCGCTGACGCTCAACGTCGACACGGCGACGGACGAAGTGAGTTCCCCGATGATTACCGTCGGCGGCGTCGGGACGCGGAACGTCGACTACACCGCCGACACCATCGAACTCCGGCAGAACGGAACGAGCCACACCGCCGCTATCGACGACGAGACGCGACGCCATCTGGAGGCGTGTAAGGCCGAACTCCCGACCGAGTTCGGGAACGGGTCGGTTGCCCTCTGCTTCGACGCGTTCATCGACCGGATGCGGGAGTTCATCCAGCGCCAACCCGGCGGCGAGTACGAGCAGATTCGGCAGTTCGACTCGTTCCGGGAGGCGCTCGTCCGCTACGAGGCCAGCGAGTCCCCGCCGCGCGTCGAGTGGCGACAGACGCGCACCGAACCAGGCGGCCTCGTCGCTCACGTCGGCAGCGTCTTCGACGAACTCGGCTACGACGTGACCCTCATCGGCCGTATGGGCGACCCGATTCGCTCGGAATTCGCCCGCCGCTTCCGCAACCAGACGCTCGTCAGCCTCGGACAGACCACCAGCACGGACTACGTCTGGTTCGAGGACCGGAAGTTCCTGCTCACCGAACCGAACCCCGAACCGCTCGATTGGGACCGCATCGTGGACCGCATCGGCGCGTCGGCGTTCGCCGAGTATATCGACGGGAAGTCCGTCCTCAGCATGGGGTCGTGGTACTCGACACCGGAACTGGCCGACGTCATCGAGCACCTCGGCGAGGAGGTGTGGCCGATGCTCAGTTCGCCGCCGCGCCACGTCCACTTCGTCCCCGGCGAAGTCGACCAGCTATCGGCCGCCGAACTGGAACGCGGGTGTGCGGCGCTGGCGACGCTCGACGACACCGTTCCGGTGACGGTGACCGCGAATCGGAACCAGACGCGGCGGTTCCGCGATACCCTGCTGGACAACGGCGACGAGACGGCCCCGACCGTCGAGCGAGTGCGGGACCGCCTCGACGTGACGCGGTACGTGATGCACTCCCAACGCGGCGCGACGCTGGCCTCGCACGAGGGCGTGCTCTCGGCGAAGGCCCCGCAGGTCGTCAATCCCCACCAACTGCGCAACGTCGACGAGCACTTCCTCAGCGGGATGACCCTCGCACTCGCCGAGGACCTCTCGGACGGCGCGGCCCTGGTCCTCGCGAACACCGTCGCCAGTTACTTCATGCGCCACAACAAGGCTCCGGAGTCCCGCGAGATTCGGGCGTTCATCTCCGAGTACGACGCTTTCTTCGCCGAGTCGTAG
- a CDS encoding GH32 C-terminal domain-containing protein, whose amino-acid sequence MNARDGPLLNDTPSQTARLTVGAVDSTDDTDTLALSALDVDSLEDYDALWWHRESALDADARAALDAAGDAIRSFVADGGGLLLTHGAVEAASHVGIETHAPDAIGSVDGDESGFLVRRAYEDHPIFDGIGTLRPDSAATGDAVSVHYETLYPKDADVLAARTTDGEDDPAKKSVLRWSHGDGRVVGVGHGLDDRETDLQERLLDNCLAYVAGAGEDPATVGRPKERAAFEALREAVPDATNRPAYHFTPPANWLNDPNGLVQWNGTYHLFYQYNPAGPFHDTIHWGHATSEDLVHWEDEPIALAPDPGGPDETGVWSGCFVDDDGTPSVLYTGGAGRDQLPCLARATDDSLVEWEKSPANPLVEETPAGVDVLDSIDWRGEFRDHCVWKEGETWYQLIGSGIDGEGGAALLFESTDLVEWEYCRPLLTGDWRKTGPMWECPELLRFDDGALLHVSDYAKVAYFVGEYDEATHAFDPSDDGLLDHGVFYAPQSFEDDDGRTIMFGWLKEERDAEAQWDAGWSGAMSLPRVVSLTDEGTPEYSLPEELEALRETHHSFSDLTVSPDGPNPLADIESDTVEVKLTVDADNVGEFGLVLRETPDGEERTVVRCLAQYRSLVVDRSESSVSDAVDDSPARMPINLDDDGTFSLHLFLDRSVVELFANDAQALATRIYPTRADSTGLGLYAAEADVTVERLDVWELSR is encoded by the coding sequence ATGAATGCTCGTGACGGCCCACTACTGAACGACACGCCCTCACAGACGGCCCGCCTCACCGTCGGTGCCGTCGATTCAACCGACGACACCGACACGCTGGCGCTCTCCGCGCTCGATGTCGACAGTCTCGAAGACTACGACGCGCTGTGGTGGCACCGCGAGTCGGCGCTGGACGCCGACGCGCGGGCGGCACTCGACGCCGCGGGGGACGCCATCCGGTCGTTCGTCGCCGACGGTGGCGGCCTCCTCCTCACGCACGGGGCCGTCGAAGCGGCGTCGCACGTCGGAATCGAGACGCACGCGCCCGACGCCATCGGTTCCGTCGATGGAGACGAGAGCGGTTTTCTCGTCCGTCGCGCGTACGAGGACCATCCGATATTCGACGGTATCGGCACGCTCCGTCCCGATTCCGCCGCCACCGGTGACGCCGTCTCCGTCCACTACGAGACGCTGTACCCGAAGGACGCCGACGTACTGGCGGCCCGAACCACCGACGGGGAAGACGACCCCGCGAAGAAGTCGGTACTCCGGTGGAGCCACGGCGACGGCCGCGTCGTCGGCGTCGGCCACGGCCTCGACGACCGGGAGACGGACCTCCAAGAACGGCTTCTCGACAACTGTCTGGCCTACGTCGCGGGCGCGGGCGAGGACCCCGCGACGGTCGGCCGACCGAAGGAACGCGCGGCGTTCGAAGCGCTCCGCGAGGCCGTGCCCGACGCGACGAACCGTCCGGCGTACCACTTCACGCCGCCCGCGAACTGGCTCAACGACCCCAACGGCCTCGTCCAGTGGAACGGCACGTACCACCTGTTCTACCAGTACAATCCGGCGGGACCCTTCCACGACACTATCCACTGGGGCCACGCCACCTCCGAGGACCTCGTCCACTGGGAGGACGAACCGATAGCGCTCGCACCGGACCCGGGCGGTCCCGACGAGACGGGCGTCTGGTCGGGGTGTTTTGTCGACGACGACGGGACCCCGAGCGTGCTGTACACGGGCGGGGCCGGGCGGGACCAACTGCCGTGTCTCGCCCGCGCGACGGACGATTCACTCGTCGAGTGGGAGAAGTCACCGGCGAACCCGCTGGTCGAGGAGACGCCCGCGGGCGTCGACGTCCTCGACAGCATCGACTGGCGCGGGGAGTTCCGCGACCACTGCGTCTGGAAGGAGGGAGAGACGTGGTACCAGCTAATCGGGTCGGGTATCGACGGCGAGGGCGGGGCCGCCCTCTTGTTCGAGTCGACGGACCTCGTCGAGTGGGAGTACTGCCGCCCGCTGTTGACCGGAGACTGGCGCAAGACCGGGCCGATGTGGGAGTGCCCCGAACTGCTCCGCTTCGACGACGGCGCGCTCTTGCACGTCTCTGATTACGCGAAGGTGGCGTACTTCGTCGGCGAGTACGACGAGGCGACCCACGCGTTCGACCCCAGCGACGACGGACTGCTGGACCACGGCGTCTTCTACGCCCCGCAGTCCTTCGAGGACGACGACGGCCGGACCATCATGTTCGGCTGGCTCAAGGAGGAGCGAGACGCAGAGGCCCAGTGGGACGCCGGGTGGTCCGGCGCGATGTCGCTCCCACGCGTCGTCTCGCTCACCGACGAGGGAACGCCCGAATACTCGCTGCCCGAGGAACTCGAAGCCCTCCGCGAGACCCATCACTCGTTCAGCGACCTCACCGTCTCGCCCGACGGACCGAATCCGCTCGCCGACATCGAGAGCGACACCGTCGAGGTGAAACTGACCGTCGACGCCGACAACGTCGGCGAGTTCGGCCTCGTCCTGCGGGAGACGCCCGACGGCGAGGAGCGGACGGTCGTCCGCTGTCTGGCGCAGTATCGCTCTCTCGTCGTGGACCGGTCGGAATCGTCGGTCAGCGACGCCGTCGACGACTCCCCGGCGCGGATGCCCATCAACCTCGACGACGACGGCACCTTCTCGTTGCACCTGTTTCTGGACCGCTCGGTGGTCGAACTGTTCGCCAACGACGCGCAGGCCTTGGCGACCCGAATCTACCCCACGCGGGCCGACAGCACCGGTCTCGGCCTGTACGCCGCGGAGGCCGACGTGACCGTCGAGCGCCTCGACGTGTGGGAGTTATCGAGATGA
- a CDS encoding ABC transporter ATP-binding protein produces the protein MSRIIINNVRKEYDSDAGTIRAVDDVSLDVEDGEFLTIVGPSGSGKSTLLRMIAGLEDITGGEIKIGDTVVNNIAPQNRGVAMVFQNYALYPHMSVRQNMSYGLKLTTDLDSEEIQRRVEDTAEMMGIGELLDKKPNNLSGGQQQRVATGRAIVRQPDVFLFDEPLSNLDAKLRLHMRTELQRIQEELETTSVYVTHDQTEAMTMSDRIVILKDGTIQQVGTPAEVYADPVNRFVADFIGSPSMNFFDVSLDDGVLYGDDFEYAIPSDLSTVVRENARSDDLVLGIRPEHVTVDTDGADTVTATLDVLEHEGSDNYLYLSKGDTEWTVRVDGNTRFEWGETVEFTLPQEHLHVFDAKTGENLVVDEGMTAEADGSSVTA, from the coding sequence ATGAGTCGTATCATAATCAACAATGTACGAAAGGAGTACGACTCCGACGCTGGCACGATACGTGCCGTCGACGACGTGAGCCTCGACGTCGAAGACGGGGAGTTCCTCACCATCGTCGGTCCGTCAGGTTCGGGGAAGTCGACGCTCCTGCGGATGATTGCCGGGTTGGAAGACATCACCGGCGGCGAAATCAAAATCGGCGATACGGTGGTCAACAACATCGCTCCGCAGAACCGCGGCGTCGCGATGGTGTTCCAGAACTACGCGCTGTATCCGCACATGAGCGTCCGGCAGAACATGTCCTACGGACTGAAACTGACCACGGACCTCGACAGCGAGGAGATTCAGCGCCGCGTCGAGGACACCGCCGAGATGATGGGTATCGGCGAGTTGCTGGACAAGAAGCCGAACAACCTCTCGGGCGGCCAACAACAGCGGGTCGCCACCGGCCGCGCCATCGTCCGGCAACCCGACGTGTTCCTGTTCGACGAACCGCTCAGCAACTTGGACGCCAAACTCCGCCTCCACATGCGCACGGAACTCCAGCGCATCCAGGAGGAACTGGAGACTACCTCCGTCTACGTCACGCACGACCAGACGGAGGCGATGACGATGTCCGACCGCATCGTCATCCTCAAGGACGGCACGATTCAGCAGGTCGGCACGCCCGCCGAGGTGTACGCCGACCCGGTCAATCGGTTCGTCGCCGATTTCATCGGGTCTCCCTCGATGAACTTCTTCGACGTGTCGCTGGACGACGGGGTCCTTTACGGGGACGACTTCGAGTACGCAATCCCGAGCGACCTCTCGACAGTCGTCCGCGAGAACGCCCGGAGCGACGACCTCGTCCTCGGTATCCGGCCGGAACACGTCACCGTCGACACGGACGGTGCTGACACGGTCACGGCGACGCTCGACGTTCTCGAACACGAGGGGAGCGACAACTACCTCTACCTCTCGAAGGGCGACACGGAGTGGACGGTCCGCGTCGACGGCAACACCCGCTTCGAGTGGGGCGAGACGGTCGAGTTCACGCTCCCGCAGGAGCACCTGCACGTCTTCGACGCGAAGACTGGCGAGAACCTCGTCGTCGACGAGGGCATGACCGCCGAGGCCGACGGTTCCTCGGTCACCGCATAG
- a CDS encoding extracellular solute-binding protein, whose amino-acid sequence MTKHTNETDASNSTTITRRRALSAGGAALATGIAGCAGLTGGGGGGGGGSSDGSSGGDGASSGDVEIDYWMYFGAQEREEMTALIEEFNAQDNGIHVNAQGIPFAEFLNKLFTAVNSGNAPHVASYYGSFGRHLEPVTHSIDDYLSDGAKNEYFDIAWNNLQVDGSTYALPIDIHGKALYTNDSVLESAGVDPDFTDWQAFSDACDTIVSDTDSRAFSFLNWNIGQAAFRAYIIALTQAGGDVVTGEPGNYEVVYDNEVGMETAELMASITGERGWDIPQFQSDAARVQDFLSGDLGMFIAGTWSVNNFENENGELPEDLDFSFQKPFMFPGDGDEVAWCESNSLYFPTNPNHSEAEKQAAVEFAEYVTQNNTLWASAGGHLPAAESVATSSEVKNTALWQDYGTISTMYDMVTNGQVRYQPKTSVNINSDRYWGSFMDMYLQNTDVQSGVKSSADALRQALDQ is encoded by the coding sequence ATGACGAAACACACCAACGAAACCGACGCCTCGAACAGCACCACAATCACTCGCCGCCGCGCGCTGAGCGCGGGCGGGGCCGCACTCGCGACGGGCATCGCCGGATGTGCCGGACTGACCGGTGGCGGTGGCGGCGGTGGCGGCGGCAGTAGCGACGGGAGCAGCGGCGGCGACGGCGCGTCCAGCGGCGACGTGGAAATCGACTACTGGATGTACTTCGGCGCGCAGGAGCGCGAGGAGATGACGGCGCTCATCGAGGAGTTCAACGCCCAAGACAACGGCATCCACGTCAACGCACAGGGCATCCCGTTTGCCGAGTTCCTCAACAAACTGTTCACCGCGGTCAACTCCGGCAACGCGCCCCACGTCGCGAGTTACTACGGTTCGTTCGGCCGCCACCTCGAACCCGTCACGCACTCCATCGACGACTACCTCTCGGACGGCGCGAAGAACGAGTACTTCGACATCGCGTGGAACAACCTCCAGGTCGACGGGTCGACGTACGCCCTGCCAATCGACATCCACGGCAAGGCGCTGTACACGAACGACAGCGTGCTGGAGTCGGCCGGTGTCGACCCGGACTTCACCGACTGGCAGGCGTTCTCCGACGCCTGTGACACCATCGTCAGCGACACTGACTCGCGGGCCTTCTCGTTCCTCAACTGGAACATCGGGCAGGCCGCCTTCCGCGCGTACATCATCGCCCTCACGCAGGCGGGCGGCGATGTCGTCACCGGCGAACCCGGCAACTACGAGGTGGTCTACGACAACGAGGTCGGAATGGAGACGGCCGAACTGATGGCCAGCATCACCGGCGAGCGCGGCTGGGACATCCCGCAGTTCCAGAGCGACGCCGCACGCGTGCAGGACTTCCTCTCGGGTGACCTCGGGATGTTCATCGCCGGGACGTGGTCGGTCAACAACTTCGAGAACGAGAACGGCGAACTCCCCGAAGACCTCGACTTCAGTTTCCAGAAGCCGTTCATGTTCCCCGGCGACGGCGACGAGGTGGCGTGGTGTGAGTCCAACTCGCTGTACTTCCCGACGAACCCGAACCACTCCGAGGCCGAGAAGCAGGCCGCCGTCGAGTTCGCCGAGTACGTCACGCAGAACAACACGCTGTGGGCGTCGGCCGGTGGGCACCTGCCCGCGGCGGAGTCCGTCGCCACCTCCAGCGAGGTGAAGAACACCGCGCTCTGGCAGGACTACGGCACCATCTCGACGATGTACGACATGGTCACCAACGGGCAGGTCCGCTACCAGCCCAAGACTTCGGTCAACATCAACAGCGACCGGTACTGGGGCTCGTTCATGGACATGTACCTCCAGAACACCGACGTGCAGTCCGGTGTGAAAAGCAGCGCCGACGCGCTCCGGCAGGCCCTCGACCAGTGA
- a CDS encoding carbohydrate ABC transporter permease produces MSNVEATTETRTASRWERLFDRSTRELLVGLLFAAPYLVLFAVFLLYPLLKGLYMSLHEWNFLEPSKSTYVGLENYARLLEDPAFWNALWNTLEFVGMTVPLIVGLSLVLALGLNKELKGSRLLQFVYFSPYVLTVSVVGIIWAQMFAQGGVGTQYFGWLFSGSPLNSKFWAMPVIVITTVWWQAGFYFAVLLAARQNVPERLYEAARLDGAGPWRMFRDITLPHMKNALLFVVIASTIFQFQVFGQPYLMTKGGPVGNTETLVYYLYELGFQTRELGFGAAVGYTLLLILVGVSVLNYVLVGGNDE; encoded by the coding sequence ATGAGTAACGTCGAAGCGACCACCGAGACCCGGACCGCAAGCCGCTGGGAGCGGCTGTTCGACCGGTCCACCCGGGAGCTACTCGTGGGGCTGCTGTTCGCCGCCCCGTACCTCGTGCTGTTCGCGGTGTTCCTCCTGTACCCCCTCCTGAAGGGGCTGTACATGAGCCTCCACGAGTGGAACTTCCTCGAACCGTCGAAGTCGACGTACGTCGGCTTGGAGAACTACGCCAGACTGCTGGAGGACCCGGCGTTCTGGAACGCGCTGTGGAACACACTTGAGTTCGTGGGGATGACGGTGCCGCTCATCGTCGGCCTCAGCCTCGTCCTCGCGCTCGGCCTGAACAAGGAACTGAAGGGGTCTCGCCTCCTCCAGTTCGTCTACTTCAGCCCGTACGTGCTGACCGTCTCCGTCGTGGGCATCATCTGGGCGCAGATGTTCGCACAGGGCGGCGTCGGCACGCAGTACTTCGGGTGGCTGTTCAGCGGGTCGCCGCTGAACTCGAAGTTCTGGGCCATGCCCGTCATCGTCATCACGACGGTGTGGTGGCAGGCGGGATTCTACTTCGCCGTCTTGCTCGCGGCCCGACAGAACGTCCCCGAGCGACTGTACGAGGCGGCGCGCCTCGACGGGGCCGGGCCGTGGCGCATGTTCCGGGACATCACGCTCCCGCACATGAAGAACGCGCTCCTGTTCGTCGTCATCGCCTCGACTATCTTCCAGTTCCAGGTGTTCGGTCAGCCGTACCTGATGACGAAGGGTGGCCCGGTCGGCAACACGGAGACGCTCGTGTACTACCTCTACGAACTCGGGTTCCAGACGCGCGAACTCGGGTTCGGGGCCGCCGTCGGCTACACGCTCCTGCTGATACTGGTCGGCGTGTCGGTGCTCAACTACGTCCTCGTGGGAGGCAACGATGAGTAA
- a CDS encoding carbohydrate ABC transporter permease has translation MSNADATQSLTERVTDRDTLYRIGLYVVMYGLAIAFFVPYWRMFQLSVTPMSVLSQGGFHWIPPEVTLAVWQRYLVDEPIIYQWAFNTLTIASITTAIVLLVDSMIAFSITRLDWPGQGLILGVIMASFMIPGYVNIIPLYTLINDLGLMNSYWAIILPFAAGPLGVFLLVQFFRDIPEELEEAARLDGFSSLRIYARIILPLSTPILTALGLFVFIWSWNQFLWPLIVLNDDALYTLPVGVVTLRDVNALAPNVIMTSLALASLPLFIIFLLFQDKLISSVQMQAGTG, from the coding sequence ATGAGTAACGCCGACGCGACGCAGTCGCTGACCGAACGGGTGACCGACCGGGACACGCTCTACCGCATCGGCCTGTACGTCGTGATGTACGGGCTGGCGATAGCGTTCTTCGTCCCCTACTGGCGGATGTTCCAGCTATCGGTGACGCCGATGAGCGTCCTCTCTCAGGGCGGATTCCACTGGATACCGCCGGAGGTTACGCTGGCGGTGTGGCAGCGGTATCTGGTCGACGAACCCATCATCTACCAGTGGGCGTTCAACACGCTCACCATCGCCAGCATCACGACGGCCATCGTGTTGCTCGTCGACTCGATGATCGCCTTCTCCATCACCCGACTCGACTGGCCGGGGCAGGGCCTGATTCTGGGCGTCATCATGGCGAGCTTCATGATTCCGGGCTACGTGAACATCATCCCGCTGTACACGCTCATCAACGACCTCGGCCTGATGAACTCCTACTGGGCCATCATCCTCCCCTTCGCGGCCGGACCGCTCGGGGTGTTCCTGCTCGTCCAGTTCTTCCGGGACATCCCCGAGGAGTTGGAGGAGGCGGCCCGCCTCGACGGCTTCTCGTCGCTGCGCATCTACGCGCGCATCATCCTGCCGCTGTCGACGCCCATCCTCACCGCGCTGGGACTGTTCGTGTTCATCTGGAGTTGGAACCAGTTCCTCTGGCCGCTCATCGTCCTGAACGACGACGCGCTGTACACGCTGCCGGTCGGTGTGGTGACGCTGCGGGACGTGAACGCCCTCGCGCCGAACGTCATCATGACCTCGCTCGCGCTGGCGTCGCTCCCGCTGTTCATCATCTTCCTGCTGTTCCAGGACAAACTCATCTCCAGCGTCCAGATGCAGGCGGGGACGGGGTGA
- a CDS encoding DUF624 domain-containing protein produces the protein MTGTDQAAFRRAVADVPGFVYHNGLRLALLSLLWTLASLPLVTIGPATLAVYVAIRDLRSDRNRIDRGHIWSVLRQNGAASALFSGVPVAFGAVAVTYGVTALRTGSLAGEVVALVAAYVALYVALALVPTYVELARGSDPVAAFRYGVGWLARHPTPALATGLLSLVVLAVTAVLTVAFVLLFAGVAFSLQVAVVETVDDRPPESATTADAAAC, from the coding sequence ATGACCGGGACCGACCAAGCGGCGTTCCGTCGCGCCGTCGCCGACGTGCCGGGATTCGTCTACCACAACGGCCTCCGTCTGGCCCTGTTGAGCCTGCTGTGGACCCTCGCGTCTCTCCCGCTGGTGACCATCGGCCCGGCCACGCTGGCGGTGTACGTCGCCATCCGTGACCTTCGGAGCGACCGGAACCGCATCGACCGTGGCCACATCTGGTCGGTCTTGCGGCAGAACGGCGCGGCGAGCGCGCTGTTCAGCGGCGTCCCCGTCGCCTTCGGTGCCGTCGCCGTCACGTACGGCGTGACCGCGCTCCGGACGGGGTCGCTGGCTGGCGAAGTCGTCGCGCTCGTCGCGGCCTACGTCGCGCTGTACGTCGCCCTCGCGCTGGTTCCCACGTACGTCGAGTTGGCGCGCGGTTCCGACCCGGTGGCGGCGTTCCGCTACGGCGTCGGCTGGCTCGCGCGCCACCCGACGCCCGCGCTGGCGACGGGCCTGCTGTCGCTCGTCGTCCTCGCCGTGACCGCCGTCCTCACCGTCGCGTTCGTCCTCCTGTTCGCGGGCGTCGCGTTCTCCCTCCAGGTGGCCGTCGTCGAGACTGTCGACGACCGGCCGCCCGAATCCGCGACGACGGCCGACGCCGCGGCCTGCTGA
- a CDS encoding aminotransferase class V-fold PLP-dependent enzyme → MPEDTPTPIDDDSVYRELGVPPVVNAAGTKTRIGGSRIRPEALADMRRAADEFVELGDLQARAADLVADVTGAEAGYVTSGAAAGLTLSAAAAIAGRDVSVMDRLPDTSGVADEIVMPRTHRTGYDHALRAAGATIVDVGTNDPHLGTGATSVEPWELDRAITDETAAVGYVQKDYTRPPLAVVADIAHDNGVPVIVDAAAEVPPVENLSAFVDDGADMVVFSGGKGIRGPQTTGIVAGKRRYVESIAVQHLDMHVAADVWTPPEGLVDRANFDGVPRQGIGRSMKVGKEELVGLVSALEAFLDEDRDAVRRSWVDRTERIAARLREAGLAVTTTEPGGSSVAPEAVVSLAAVDTAARELVATLRAEDPRVYVGADGLHEDEIVLNPMCLTDAEADYAVDRVLAALDG, encoded by the coding sequence ATGCCCGAGGACACTCCCACACCCATCGACGACGACTCCGTGTACCGTGAACTGGGCGTCCCGCCCGTCGTCAACGCGGCCGGGACGAAGACCCGAATCGGCGGCAGTCGCATCCGCCCCGAAGCGCTCGCTGACATGCGCCGGGCCGCCGACGAGTTCGTGGAACTCGGAGACCTGCAGGCGCGGGCCGCCGACCTCGTCGCCGACGTGACCGGCGCGGAGGCCGGGTACGTCACCAGCGGGGCCGCCGCCGGTCTGACGCTGTCTGCGGCGGCGGCAATCGCCGGACGAGACGTGTCGGTGATGGACCGCCTGCCCGACACGAGTGGCGTCGCCGACGAAATCGTGATGCCACGGACCCATCGGACGGGGTACGACCACGCGCTCCGTGCGGCGGGCGCGACTATCGTCGACGTGGGGACCAACGACCCCCATCTCGGAACCGGCGCGACCAGCGTCGAACCGTGGGAACTCGACCGGGCGATAACCGACGAGACGGCCGCCGTCGGCTACGTCCAGAAGGACTACACTCGGCCGCCGCTCGCCGTGGTCGCGGACATCGCCCACGACAACGGCGTCCCGGTCATCGTCGACGCCGCCGCCGAAGTGCCGCCCGTCGAGAACCTCTCGGCGTTCGTCGACGACGGCGCCGACATGGTCGTCTTCAGCGGCGGGAAGGGCATCCGCGGTCCGCAGACGACGGGCATCGTCGCCGGGAAACGCCGCTACGTCGAGTCGATAGCCGTCCAACACCTCGATATGCACGTCGCCGCGGACGTGTGGACTCCGCCCGAGGGACTCGTCGACCGCGCCAACTTCGACGGCGTCCCGCGACAGGGTATCGGCCGCTCGATGAAGGTCGGCAAGGAGGAACTCGTCGGCCTCGTCAGCGCGCTCGAGGCGTTTCTCGACGAGGACCGAGACGCCGTCCGGCGGTCGTGGGTCGACCGGACCGAGCGCATCGCGGCGCGACTCCGCGAGGCGGGGCTGGCCGTGACGACGACGGAACCCGGCGGTTCGAGCGTCGCCCCCGAGGCCGTCGTCTCGTTGGCGGCCGTCGACACCGCCGCCCGCGAACTCGTCGCCACACTCCGCGCGGAAGACCCCCGGGTCTACGTCGGCGCGGACGGCCTCCACGAGGACGAAATCGTTCTCAACCCGATGTGTCTGACCGACGCGGAGGCCGACTACGCCGTCGACCGGGTTCTCGCGGCGCTCGACGGCTGA